In Chlamydia serpentis, the following are encoded in one genomic region:
- the rpsE gene encoding 30S ribosomal protein S5 — MSLSKNSHKEDQLEEKVLVVNRCSKVVKGGRKFSFSALILVGDGKGRLGYGFAKANELTDAIRKGGEAAKKNLMKIEALENGSIPHEVIVHHDGAQLLLKPAKPGTGIVAGSRIRLILEMAGIKDIVAKSFGSNNPMNQVKAAFKALTGLCPRNDVLRKGAPIHD; from the coding sequence ATGTCGCTATCAAAGAATTCTCATAAAGAAGATCAATTAGAAGAGAAAGTTCTTGTTGTTAATCGTTGTTCTAAAGTCGTCAAAGGAGGACGAAAATTTAGTTTTTCAGCCTTGATTTTAGTCGGAGATGGCAAGGGTCGTTTAGGCTATGGTTTTGCTAAAGCTAATGAATTAACAGACGCTATTCGTAAAGGTGGCGAGGCTGCGAAAAAAAATTTAATGAAGATTGAAGCTTTAGAAAATGGATCAATTCCTCATGAAGTAATTGTTCATCACGATGGAGCTCAATTGTTATTAAAACCAGCAAAGCCTGGAACTGGAATTGTTGCGGGTTCTCGTATTCGCTTGATTTTAGAAATGGCTGGTATTAAAGATATTGTAGCTAAAAGTTTTGGTTCTAATAATCCTATGAATCAAGTTAAAGCTGCATTTAAAGCTCTTACAGGACTATGTCCCCGTAATGATGTGTTAAGAAAAGGAGCGCCTATACATGATTAA
- the rpsQ gene encoding 30S ribosomal protein S17, whose translation MASEPRGARKVKIGVVVSSKMEKTVVVRVERVFSHPQYLKVVRSSKKYYAHTELEVSEGDKVKIQETRPLSKLKRWRVIERVGAIS comes from the coding sequence ATGGCTAGTGAACCAAGAGGCGCTAGAAAAGTTAAGATCGGTGTTGTTGTCTCGTCAAAAATGGAAAAAACAGTTGTTGTTCGAGTAGAAAGAGTATTTTCGCACCCTCAGTATCTTAAAGTAGTGAGAAGTTCAAAGAAATATTATGCTCACACTGAATTAGAAGTGTCAGAGGGAGATAAAGTTAAAATTCAGGAAACAAGACCTTTGTCTAAGCTGAAAAGATGGCGCGTAATAGAACGTGTTGGCGCGATAAGTTAG
- the rplP gene encoding 50S ribosomal protein L16 gives MLMPKRTKFRKQQKGQFAGLSKGATFVDFGEYAMQTLERGWVTSRQIEACRVAINRYLKRRGKVWIRVFPDKSVTKKPAETRMGKGKGAPDHWVAVVRPGRILFEVANVSKEDAQDALRRAAAKLGIKTRFVKRVERV, from the coding sequence ATGTTGATGCCTAAACGAACAAAATTTCGTAAGCAACAAAAAGGACAATTTGCAGGATTAAGCAAAGGAGCTACGTTTGTAGACTTTGGAGAGTATGCAATGCAAACTCTTGAGCGTGGTTGGGTTACTAGCCGCCAGATTGAGGCCTGCAGGGTTGCTATCAATAGATATTTAAAACGCCGGGGAAAAGTATGGATTCGTGTTTTTCCCGATAAAAGTGTAACAAAAAAACCCGCAGAAACCCGGATGGGTAAGGGTAAGGGTGCTCCAGATCATTGGGTAGCTGTCGTTCGTCCAGGGCGCATATTATTTGAAGTTGCAAACGTTTCTAAAGAAGATGCTCAAGACGCTCTAAGAAGAGCTGCTGCGAAACTAGGAATAAAAACACGTTTTGTTAAGCGAGTGGAAAGGGTTTGA
- the rpsS gene encoding 30S ribosomal protein S19: MSRSLRKGPFVDHHLLKKVRAMNTEEKKAPIKTWSRRSMITPEMIGHTFEVHNGKKFLTVFVSETMVGHKLGEFSPTRIFKSHPVKKG, encoded by the coding sequence ATGAGTAGATCGTTAAGAAAAGGTCCGTTTGTTGATCACCACCTCCTAAAGAAAGTGCGTGCAATGAACACTGAGGAGAAAAAAGCTCCTATCAAAACATGGTCTCGTCGTTCAATGATTACTCCTGAAATGATTGGTCATACGTTTGAAGTTCATAATGGAAAAAAGTTTCTAACCGTATTTGTCTCAGAAACTATGGTAGGTCACAAATTAGGAGAGTTTTCTCCCACAAGGATATTTAAAAGTCATCCTGTCAAGAAAGGGTAA
- the rplR gene encoding 50S ribosomal protein L18, translating into MESSLCKKSLMKTRRALRVRKVLRGSTTKPRLSVVKTNKHIYVQLIDDSIGRTLASVSTLSKLNKSQGLTKKNQEVARVLGTQIAELGKNLQLDRVVFDRGPFKYHGIVSMVADGAREGGLQF; encoded by the coding sequence ATGGAAAGTTCATTATGTAAGAAATCATTAATGAAAACACGAAGAGCTTTACGGGTGCGTAAAGTATTAAGGGGTTCCACTACAAAACCTCGTTTATCTGTAGTCAAAACAAACAAACATATTTATGTACAATTGATAGATGATTCTATTGGTAGAACCCTAGCTTCTGTTTCTACCCTATCAAAATTAAATAAATCTCAAGGTCTAACTAAAAAAAATCAAGAGGTTGCTAGGGTATTAGGAACTCAAATTGCTGAATTGGGAAAAAACCTTCAATTAGATCGTGTTGTTTTTGATCGTGGCCCTTTTAAGTACCATGGTATTGTTTCTATGGTGGCTGATGGCGCTAGAGAAGGTGGTTTACAATTTTAA
- the rplE gene encoding 50S ribosomal protein L5 has product MSRLKKFYIEEIRASLLEKFGYTNKMQIPVLKKIVLSMGLAEAAKDKNLFQAHLEELTMISGQKPLVTKARNSIAGFKLREGQGIGAKVTLRGIRMYDFMDRFCNIVSPRIRDFRGFSTKGDGRGCYSVGLDDQQIFPEVNLDRVKRTQGLNITWVTTAQTDDECTALLELMGLRFKKAQ; this is encoded by the coding sequence ATGAGTAGATTAAAAAAGTTCTATATTGAAGAAATTCGTGCATCTTTGCTTGAAAAGTTTGGTTACACAAACAAAATGCAAATCCCTGTTCTTAAAAAAATTGTCTTAAGTATGGGACTAGCGGAAGCAGCAAAGGATAAAAATTTATTTCAAGCGCATCTAGAAGAATTAACTATGATTTCTGGACAAAAACCCCTAGTAACGAAAGCTCGAAATTCTATTGCTGGTTTTAAGCTGCGGGAAGGTCAGGGAATTGGAGCAAAAGTTACCCTTCGTGGAATTCGTATGTACGATTTTATGGACCGTTTCTGTAATATTGTTTCTCCACGCATTCGCGATTTTCGTGGGTTTTCTACTAAAGGAGATGGGCGAGGTTGTTATTCTGTGGGACTGGATGATCAACAAATTTTCCCAGAAGTTAATTTGGATCGTGTAAAGCGTACTCAAGGATTGAACATCACTTGGGTAACTACTGCACAAACAGATGATGAGTGCACTGCTCTATTAGAGTTGATGGGCTTGCGATTTAAGAAAGCTCAATAA
- the rpmC gene encoding 50S ribosomal protein L29: MAVKKDLLKQLRAKNDDDLDLYIHENKKALFALRAESLLQNKVVKVHMFSMHKKNIARALTVKQERKGKVHG; encoded by the coding sequence ATGGCTGTTAAAAAGGATTTGTTGAAACAATTAAGAGCGAAAAACGACGACGATTTGGATTTGTATATTCATGAGAATAAAAAGGCTCTGTTTGCTCTAAGAGCTGAAAGTTTATTACAGAATAAAGTTGTAAAAGTTCATATGTTTTCTATGCACAAGAAAAACATTGCTCGAGCTCTCACAGTAAAACAAGAAAGAAAAGGTAAAGTCCATGGCTAG
- the secY gene encoding preprotein translocase subunit SecY gives MTTLRQFFLITELRQKLFYTFALLAVCRVGVFIPVPGINGELAVAYFKQLLGSGQNLFQLADIFSGGAFAQMTVIALGVVPYISASIIVQLFLVFMPSLQREMRESPDQGKRRIGRLTRLFTVALAVIQSLLFAKFALRMNMTMPGIVLPMLLSWKLFGAPWIFYITTIMVMTTGTLLLMWIGEQISDKGIGNGISLIIALGILSSFPSVLGSILNRLNLGSQDPSDFGLISISLLALVFVFVLITTILIIEGVRKIPVQYARRVIGRREVPGGGSYLPLKVNYAGVIPVIFASSLLMFPATIGQFIASESSWMKRIAMLLAPGSLVYSICYVLLIIFFTYFWTATQFHPEQIASEMKKNNAFIPGIRQGRATQNYLEYTMNRVTLLGALFLAGIAILPSLLGYVLRVDSNVSYFLGGTAMLIVVGVVLDTMKQVDAFLLMRRYDSVLKTERTKGRH, from the coding sequence ATGACTACATTGAGACAATTTTTTCTGATTACTGAATTGCGACAAAAGCTATTCTATACCTTTGCTTTATTGGCAGTTTGTAGAGTTGGTGTCTTTATTCCTGTTCCTGGGATAAATGGTGAATTAGCTGTAGCATACTTTAAGCAGTTATTGGGATCTGGGCAAAATTTGTTTCAATTGGCAGATATTTTTTCGGGTGGCGCTTTTGCTCAAATGACTGTAATTGCTTTGGGTGTTGTTCCCTATATATCCGCTTCGATTATCGTCCAATTGTTTCTAGTCTTTATGCCTTCATTGCAAAGAGAAATGAGGGAGTCTCCTGATCAAGGAAAGCGTAGGATTGGTAGACTTACACGTTTATTTACTGTTGCCCTCGCTGTAATACAATCTCTGTTGTTTGCTAAGTTTGCTCTTAGAATGAACATGACCATGCCAGGAATTGTTTTGCCTATGTTACTGTCTTGGAAATTATTTGGGGCTCCTTGGATTTTCTATATCACAACAATTATGGTGATGACTACAGGAACTCTTCTCCTTATGTGGATTGGTGAACAAATTTCTGATAAAGGTATTGGAAATGGAATTAGTTTAATTATTGCTCTTGGAATTTTATCTTCCTTCCCCTCTGTATTAGGATCTATTTTAAATAGATTAAATTTAGGATCTCAAGATCCTTCCGATTTTGGTTTGATTTCAATTTCGTTGCTTGCTCTTGTCTTTGTTTTTGTTCTTATTACTACTATTTTGATTATCGAGGGAGTTAGAAAAATTCCTGTACAATATGCCCGAAGGGTTATTGGAAGAAGAGAAGTTCCTGGAGGTGGATCCTATCTTCCCTTAAAAGTTAATTACGCCGGTGTAATTCCTGTTATTTTTGCTTCTTCGTTGCTTATGTTTCCGGCAACGATAGGACAATTCATTGCATCAGAGTCCTCATGGATGAAACGTATTGCTATGCTGCTTGCCCCAGGAAGTTTGGTTTATTCTATATGTTATGTTCTGTTAATTATATTTTTTACATATTTTTGGACAGCAACACAGTTTCATCCTGAGCAAATTGCTTCTGAAATGAAAAAAAATAATGCATTCATTCCTGGTATACGTCAGGGAAGAGCAACTCAAAATTATCTAGAATATACAATGAACCGTGTAACTCTTTTGGGAGCTTTATTTTTGGCTGGTATCGCGATTTTACCTTCACTTTTGGGTTATGTACTGCGCGTAGATTCTAATGTAAGTTACTTCCTGGGTGGTACCGCGATGCTCATTGTTGTGGGCGTTGTTTTAGATACAATGAAGCAGGTTGATGCGTTTTTGTTGATGCGTCGCTACGATAGCGTCTTGAAAACAGAACGGACGAAAGGAAGACATTGA
- the rplO gene encoding 50S ribosomal protein L15, whose translation MIKLESLFDISERKRRKKILGRGPSSGHGKTSGRGHKGDGSRSGYKRRFGYEGGGVPLYRRVPTRGFSHKRFDKCVEEITTGRLADLFQQGEAITLDALKAKRAIAKQAVRVKVILKGDLEKTFVWQDTAVVLSQGVKNLLGIA comes from the coding sequence ATGATTAAATTAGAATCATTATTTGATATTTCTGAGCGCAAGCGTAGAAAAAAAATACTAGGCCGAGGCCCTTCTTCTGGTCATGGAAAAACTAGTGGTCGTGGGCATAAAGGAGATGGGAGTCGCTCTGGTTATAAGCGTCGTTTCGGTTATGAAGGGGGAGGTGTTCCACTCTACAGAAGGGTTCCTACAAGGGGATTCTCACATAAACGTTTTGATAAATGTGTTGAAGAAATTACTACAGGGCGTTTAGCAGACCTTTTTCAACAGGGGGAAGCAATTACTTTGGATGCCTTAAAAGCAAAAAGAGCAATTGCTAAACAAGCTGTACGAGTAAAAGTGATTCTTAAAGGAGATTTAGAAAAAACCTTCGTATGGCAAGATACTGCTGTAGTGCTGTCGCAAGGAGTAAAAAATTTGCTAGGCATTGCTTAA
- the rpsC gene encoding 30S ribosomal protein S3: MGQKGCPIGFRTGVTKKWRSLWYGNKQEFGKFLIEDVKIREFLRKKPSCQGAAGFIVRRMSGKIEVTIQTARPGLVIGKKGAEVDLLKEELKVLTGKEVWLEIAEIKRPELNAKLVADNIAKQIERRVSFRRAMKKAMQSVMDSGAIGVKIQVSGRLAGAEIARSEWYKNGRVPLHTLRADIDYATACAETTYGIIGIKVWINLGENSVATVSNPANPPAPSAAA, from the coding sequence ATGGGTCAGAAAGGTTGTCCAATTGGATTTCGTACAGGAGTTACAAAAAAATGGCGTTCTCTTTGGTATGGAAATAAGCAAGAGTTTGGGAAGTTCCTTATAGAGGATGTCAAAATTCGAGAGTTTTTAAGAAAAAAGCCTTCATGTCAAGGGGCAGCTGGATTTATTGTCCGTCGTATGAGTGGCAAAATTGAAGTTACTATCCAAACGGCTCGCCCTGGGTTGGTTATTGGAAAGAAGGGGGCTGAGGTTGATCTGCTTAAGGAAGAACTTAAAGTGCTTACTGGAAAAGAAGTCTGGTTAGAAATTGCAGAAATTAAACGTCCCGAATTAAATGCAAAATTAGTAGCTGATAACATTGCAAAACAAATAGAACGTCGTGTGTCTTTCAGACGCGCTATGAAAAAAGCAATGCAGTCAGTAATGGATTCTGGAGCTATTGGGGTGAAAATCCAAGTTTCAGGAAGACTAGCAGGAGCCGAGATTGCTCGTTCCGAATGGTACAAAAATGGTCGTGTCCCGCTTCACACACTGAGAGCAGACATTGATTATGCTACAGCTTGTGCAGAAACTACCTATGGAATCATTGGTATAAAAGTTTGGATTAATCTTGGCGAAAATTCTGTTGCGACTGTTAGCAATCCTGCAAATCCTCCCGCACCCTCTGCAGCTGCTTAA
- the rpsH gene encoding 30S ribosomal protein S8, translated as MGMTSDSIADLLTRIRNALMAEHLYVDVEHSNMREAIVKILKHKGFVAHYLVKEENRKRAMRVFLQYSNDRKPVIHQLKRVSKPSRRVYVSAAKIPYVFGNMGISVLSTSQGVMEGSLARSKNIGGELLCLVW; from the coding sequence ATGGGCATGACAAGTGATTCTATAGCAGATTTGTTAACACGAATTCGTAATGCTTTGATGGCAGAACATCTGTATGTAGATGTGGAGCACAGTAACATGCGAGAGGCAATTGTAAAAATTCTCAAGCATAAAGGTTTTGTAGCTCATTATTTAGTAAAAGAAGAAAACCGTAAGCGTGCAATGCGCGTGTTCTTGCAGTATTCTAATGATCGTAAACCAGTAATACATCAGTTAAAACGGGTATCTAAGCCTTCTCGAAGAGTATATGTATCGGCTGCAAAAATTCCTTATGTGTTTGGGAATATGGGAATTTCGGTTCTTTCTACTTCTCAGGGCGTTATGGAAGGTTCTCTCGCCAGATCTAAGAATATTGGGGGCGAATTGCTTTGTTTGGTTTGGTAA
- the rplX gene encoding 50S ribosomal protein L24, with product MKRQNIRIGDKVLILAGNDKGKEGKVLSLTQDKIVVEGVNIRTKNIKRSQQNPKGKRISIEAPVHISNVRLSIAGEPAKLSVRLTEQGRELWQKRPDGTSQLYRLVRGKKD from the coding sequence ATGAAAAGACAAAACATTCGTATTGGCGATAAGGTATTGATATTAGCTGGTAATGATAAGGGAAAAGAAGGAAAAGTCTTGTCTCTTACTCAAGATAAGATTGTTGTTGAAGGTGTGAACATTCGCACAAAAAATATAAAGCGTAGTCAACAAAATCCTAAAGGTAAGCGTATTAGTATTGAGGCTCCTGTTCATATTTCTAATGTGCGTTTAAGTATAGCTGGTGAACCTGCCAAGCTTTCCGTTAGATTGACTGAACAGGGAAGAGAGTTATGGCAGAAGCGACCTGATGGAACATCCCAACTGTATCGTCTGGTGAGGGGAAAGAAAGACTAA
- the rpsK gene encoding 30S ribosomal protein S11, producing MVKNQAQAKKSVKRKQLKNIPSGVVHVKATFNNTIVSITDPAGNVISWASAGKVGYSGSRKSSAFAATVAAQDAAKTAMNSGLKEVEVCLKGTGAGRESAVRALISSGLVVSVIRDETPVPHNGCRPRKRRRV from the coding sequence TTGGTTAAAAATCAAGCGCAGGCAAAAAAGAGCGTAAAAAGAAAACAACTAAAAAATATTCCTTCAGGTGTTGTGCATGTTAAGGCTACTTTTAACAACACAATAGTATCTATAACAGATCCTGCTGGCAATGTAATTTCTTGGGCATCAGCAGGTAAAGTAGGATATTCTGGTTCAAGAAAATCTTCAGCCTTTGCTGCTACAGTAGCAGCTCAAGACGCTGCTAAAACTGCTATGAACTCTGGTTTAAAAGAAGTGGAAGTTTGTCTAAAAGGTACTGGAGCTGGGCGAGAGTCTGCTGTCCGTGCTTTGATATCTTCTGGTTTAGTAGTTTCTGTCATCCGTGACGAAACGCCTGTTCCTCATAATGGTTGTAGACCAAGAAAAAGGCGCAGAGTGTAG
- the rpsM gene encoding 30S ribosomal protein S13 — protein sequence MPRIIGIDIPAKKKLKISLTYIYGIGSARSDEIIRKLKLNPEARASELTEEEVGRLNSLLQSEYTVEGDLRRRVQSDIKRLIAIHSYRGQRHRLSLPVRGQRTKTNSRTRKGKRKTVAGKKK from the coding sequence ATGCCACGCATCATTGGAATTGATATTCCTGCAAAGAAAAAGTTAAAGATAAGTCTGACATATATTTATGGGATAGGATCCGCGCGGTCTGATGAGATTATCAGAAAGTTAAAGTTAAATCCTGAGGCTAGGGCTTCTGAATTAACCGAAGAAGAAGTAGGACGATTGAATTCACTTTTACAATCGGAGTACACAGTAGAAGGAGATTTGCGTCGTCGTGTTCAATCAGATATTAAGAGATTAATCGCAATCCATTCTTATCGAGGCCAGAGACATAGACTTTCTTTGCCAGTAAGAGGACAGCGTACAAAGACTAATTCGCGCACTCGAAAAGGTAAACGAAAAACGGTCGCAGGTAAGAAGAAATAA
- a CDS encoding DNA-directed RNA polymerase subunit alpha: MSDNTQNLLYDKFELPETVKMLPVEGLSIDKHARFIAEPLERGMGHTLGNALRRALLIGLEAPAIISFAMTGVLHEYMAIEGVVEDVTNIILNLKGALLKKYPMQDSSLGRTTQVLKASISIDASDLAGANGQKEVTLQDLLQEGDFEAVNPDQVIFTVTQPIQVEVVLRVAFGRGYTPSERIILEDKGVYEIVLDAAFSPVTLVNYFVEDTRVGQDTDFDRLVLVVETDGRVSPKEALAFSTQILTKHFSIFENMDEKKIVFEEAISIEKENKDDILHKLILGINEIELSVRSTNCLSNANIETIGELVIMPEPRLLQFRNFGKKSLCEIKNKLKEMKLELGMDLAQFGVGLDNVKEKMKWYAEKIRAKNTKG, translated from the coding sequence ATGTCAGATAACACACAAAATTTGCTTTATGATAAATTCGAACTGCCTGAGACAGTGAAAATGTTGCCTGTTGAAGGGCTTTCAATAGATAAACACGCTCGTTTTATTGCTGAGCCCTTAGAAAGAGGGATGGGTCATACTTTAGGAAATGCTTTAAGGCGTGCTTTACTTATTGGTTTAGAAGCTCCAGCTATTATTTCTTTTGCTATGACAGGGGTCTTACATGAGTATATGGCAATTGAAGGGGTTGTTGAGGATGTAACTAATATCATTCTGAATTTAAAGGGAGCCCTATTAAAGAAGTACCCAATGCAAGATAGTTCTTTAGGAAGGACAACGCAGGTATTAAAGGCTTCGATTTCTATAGATGCTTCCGATCTAGCTGGGGCTAATGGACAAAAAGAAGTTACTCTACAAGATTTGTTGCAAGAAGGAGATTTTGAGGCTGTCAACCCAGATCAAGTAATCTTTACTGTTACTCAACCTATACAAGTTGAAGTGGTTTTGCGCGTTGCTTTTGGTAGAGGCTATACCCCTTCTGAAAGAATCATTTTGGAAGACAAAGGTGTTTATGAAATTGTTTTGGATGCTGCGTTTTCTCCAGTAACTTTAGTGAATTATTTTGTAGAAGATACACGGGTTGGTCAGGATACGGATTTTGATCGCTTAGTTTTAGTCGTGGAAACTGATGGCAGGGTATCTCCTAAAGAAGCTTTAGCTTTTTCTACCCAGATTTTGACTAAGCATTTTTCTATTTTTGAGAATATGGATGAGAAGAAAATCGTATTTGAAGAAGCTATTTCTATTGAAAAAGAAAATAAAGACGATATTCTTCACAAGTTGATTTTGGGAATTAATGAAATTGAACTCTCAGTAAGATCAACAAATTGTTTGTCTAATGCAAATATAGAAACCATTGGCGAACTTGTTATCATGCCAGAGCCGCGATTGTTGCAATTTAGAAATTTTGGAAAGAAGTCTCTTTGCGAAATCAAGAATAAGTTGAAAGAAATGAAGCTTGAATTAGGCATGGACCTTGCGCAGTTTGGTGTGGGTTTAGATAATGTGAAAGAAAAAATGAAGTGGTATGCCGAAAAGATTCGGGCTAAAAATACAAAGGGATAG
- the rplV gene encoding 50S ribosomal protein L22, which produces MFKATARYIRVQPRKARLAAGLVRNLSVQEAEEQLGFSQLKAGRCLKKVLNSAVANAELHENIKRENLSIIEVRVDAGPVYKRSKSKSRGGRSPILKRTSHLTVIVGEKER; this is translated from the coding sequence ATGTTTAAAGCGACCGCCCGGTATATTCGGGTACAACCTCGCAAGGCTAGATTGGCCGCTGGGCTTGTGAGAAATTTAAGCGTTCAAGAAGCCGAGGAGCAGCTGGGATTTTCTCAGTTAAAGGCTGGAAGATGTTTGAAAAAGGTTTTAAATAGCGCTGTAGCTAATGCTGAACTGCATGAAAACATAAAGCGTGAAAATTTAAGTATTATAGAAGTTCGAGTAGATGCGGGGCCTGTCTATAAGCGATCTAAATCAAAAAGTAGAGGAGGGCGCTCTCCCATTTTAAAGCGCACCAGTCACTTGACTGTTATTGTTGGTGAAAAGGAGCGATAA
- the rplB gene encoding 50S ribosomal protein L2 yields the protein MFKKFKPVTPGTRQLVLPAFDELTTRGELRGTKSKRSLRPNKKLSFFKKSSGGRDNLGHISCRHRGGGVKKLYRLVDFKRNKDGITAKVVTIEYDPNRSAYIALLNYEDGEKRYILAPKGLQRGDLVVSGEGSPFKPGCCMTLKSIPLGLSVHNIEMRPYSGGKLVRSAGLAAQVIAKSSGYVTLKMPSGEFRMLNEGCRATIGEVSNADHNLRVDGKAGRKRWMGVRPTVRGTAMNPVDHPHGGGEGRHNGYIPRTPWGKVTKGLKTRDKRKSNKWIVKDRRK from the coding sequence ATGTTTAAAAAGTTTAAGCCGGTAACTCCAGGAACAAGGCAGTTAGTTCTACCCGCTTTTGATGAGTTAACAACGCGTGGTGAGTTGCGCGGGACTAAGTCTAAAAGAAGTCTTCGTCCTAATAAAAAACTCTCTTTTTTCAAGAAGAGTTCTGGTGGAAGAGATAACTTAGGGCACATCTCTTGTCGTCATCGTGGAGGAGGCGTAAAAAAGTTATATAGGCTTGTTGATTTTAAGCGTAATAAAGATGGGATCACTGCAAAAGTAGTTACCATAGAATATGACCCTAATCGTTCTGCATATATTGCTCTCCTAAACTATGAGGATGGAGAAAAGCGTTATATTCTTGCTCCTAAAGGGCTTCAGCGTGGTGACTTAGTAGTTTCTGGAGAAGGAAGTCCTTTTAAGCCTGGATGTTGCATGACTTTAAAAAGTATACCTCTAGGATTGTCTGTTCACAATATTGAAATGCGGCCTTATTCTGGAGGGAAGCTTGTAAGATCGGCTGGACTGGCTGCTCAAGTTATAGCTAAATCCTCTGGGTATGTTACTTTAAAAATGCCTTCAGGTGAATTTCGCATGTTGAATGAGGGATGTAGAGCTACCATTGGTGAAGTTTCAAATGCTGACCATAACTTGCGCGTGGATGGTAAGGCTGGAAGAAAACGTTGGATGGGTGTTCGTCCTACAGTTCGCGGGACTGCAATGAACCCAGTGGATCACCCACATGGCGGTGGAGAAGGTCGTCATAATGGATATATTCCACGTACGCCCTGGGGTAAAGTTACAAAAGGTTTAAAAACACGCGATAAGCGTAAAAGTAATAAATGGATTGTTAAAGATCGTAGGAAATAG
- the rplN gene encoding 50S ribosomal protein L14, whose amino-acid sequence MIQQESQLKVADNTGAKKVKCFKVLGGSRRRYATVGDVIVCSVRDVEPNSSIKKGDVIKAVIVRTRRHITRKDGSTLKFDTNSCVIIDDKGNPKGTRIFGPVAREIRDRGFIKISSLAPEVI is encoded by the coding sequence ATGATTCAGCAAGAAAGTCAGTTAAAAGTTGCCGATAATACTGGAGCTAAGAAAGTAAAATGTTTCAAAGTTCTTGGAGGTTCTCGTCGGCGTTATGCTACCGTCGGAGACGTAATTGTATGTTCAGTTAGAGATGTCGAACCTAATAGCTCTATAAAAAAGGGAGATGTTATTAAAGCTGTAATTGTTCGTACTCGTCGGCATATTACAAGAAAAGATGGGTCTACTTTAAAATTTGATACCAATAGCTGTGTGATTATCGATGATAAAGGAAATCCTAAGGGGACAAGGATTTTTGGTCCTGTAGCTCGAGAAATCCGAGACAGAGGCTTTATAAAAATTAGTTCTCTAGCTCCTGAGGTAATTTAA
- the rplF gene encoding 50S ribosomal protein L6: MSRKAREPIVLPQGVEFSIQNDQIVVKGPKGSLTQQLVKEVEITVKDRDVFVYAAPHVTDRPSCMQGLYWALISNMVHGVHIGFEKRLEMIGVGFRASVQGTFLDLSIGVSHPTKIPIPSNLQVSVEKNTLISVKGIDKQLVGEFAANIRSKRPPEPYKGKGIRYENEYVRRKAGKAAKTGKK; this comes from the coding sequence ATGTCTCGTAAGGCTCGAGAACCCATTGTGCTCCCTCAAGGAGTAGAGTTTTCAATTCAAAATGATCAAATTGTTGTGAAGGGGCCTAAAGGATCGTTAACACAACAACTAGTCAAAGAAGTCGAAATTACTGTAAAAGACAGAGATGTATTTGTATATGCAGCTCCTCACGTTACTGATAGACCTAGCTGTATGCAAGGATTGTACTGGGCATTAATTTCGAATATGGTCCATGGTGTTCATATAGGATTTGAAAAACGTTTGGAAATGATTGGAGTAGGTTTCAGAGCTTCTGTGCAGGGTACGTTTTTAGATCTCTCGATCGGGGTTTCTCATCCTACAAAAATTCCTATTCCATCCAATCTTCAGGTCTCTGTTGAAAAAAATACACTTATTTCAGTGAAAGGAATTGATAAGCAATTAGTCGGAGAATTTGCTGCAAATATTCGCTCTAAACGTCCTCCTGAGCCCTATAAAGGCAAAGGGATTCGCTACGAAAATGAATACGTTCGTCGTAAAGCTGGAAAAGCTGCGAAAACAGGCAAAAAATAG